One genomic window of Glycine max cultivar Williams 82 chromosome 16, Glycine_max_v4.0, whole genome shotgun sequence includes the following:
- the LOC100819018 gene encoding E3 ubiquitin-protein ligase complex SLX5-SLX8 subunit SLX8, with the protein MEGGRRRITLYDQMTAGNSCSSGSRDSLASLMMDDVVFKKMETEASGELSRSRTLQDIIREEKPNNSSNATDRNSWKAFKEKLWLKRAIGSAWSSATTITNHSNDDRNLPNLPETRHDSDELTQQNDVVAGEANDSEPIARFGSPVEQVAAGGDSSDGENNHEAVVGVSLMDLLEEAEQEMDLYRVSDDDDVAEYEKREGEGEEEKGGVVEYNCCVCMVRHKGAAFIPCGHTFCRMCSREIWVSRGNCPLCNNLILEILDIF; encoded by the coding sequence ATGGAAGGAGGTCGTCGGAGGATAACGCTTTACGATCAAATGACAGCTGGTAACAGTTGCAGCAGCGGCAGCCGAGACTCACTAGCCAGCCTCATGATGGACGACGTAGTTTTCAAGAAGATGGAAACCGAAGCGAGCGGCGAGCTGAGCCGAAGCCGAACTCTCCAAGACATCATTCGCGAAGAGAAACCTAACAACAGCAGCAACGCGACGGATCGCAATTCTTGGAAAGCCTTCAAGGAGAAGCTTTGGCTCAAGCGCGCCATCGGCTCGGCTTGGTCCTCCGCCACCACTATCACTAATCACAGCAATGATGATAGAAATTTACCAAATTTACCTGAAACTCGCCATGACTCGGACGAGTTGACTCAGCAGAACGACGTCGTTGCGGGAGAGGCCAACGATTCGGAACCGATCGCGCGGTTCGGGTCACCGGTGGAACAGGTGGCAGCCGGCGGAGACTCCTCCGACGGCGAGAACAACCACGAGGCGGTGGTTGGCGTGTCGCTGATGGACTTGCTGGAGGAAGCAGAGCAGGAAATGGATTTGTATAGAGTGAGCGATGATGATGACGTGGCAGAATATGAGAAGCGAGAAGGAGAAGGCGAAGAAGAAAAAGGGGGTGTGGTGGAGTATAACTGCTGCGTGTGCATGGTGCGGCATAAAGGCGCGGCGTTTATCCCGTGCGGGCACACGTTTTGCAGAATGTGTTCGAGGGAGATTTGGGTGAGCAGAGGGAACTGCCCTCTCTGcaacaatttaattttggaaattcTTGATATTTTCTGA